Proteins encoded together in one Bos indicus isolate NIAB-ARS_2022 breed Sahiwal x Tharparkar chromosome 3, NIAB-ARS_B.indTharparkar_mat_pri_1.0, whole genome shotgun sequence window:
- the RGS4 gene encoding regulator of G-protein signaling 4 isoform X1 encodes MCKGLAGLPASCLRSAKDMKHRLGFLLQKSDSCEHNSSHSKKDKVVICQRVSHEEVKKWAESLENLISHECGLAAFKAFLKSEYSEENIDFWISCEEYKKIKSPSKLSPKAKKIYNEFISVQATKEVNLDSCTREETSRNMLEPTITCFDEAQRKIFNLMEKDSYRRFLKSRFYLDLVNLSSCGSEKQKGAKSSTDCASLVPQCA; translated from the exons ATGTGCAAAGGACTTGCGGGTCTGCCGGCTTCTTGCTTGAGGAG TGCAAAAGATATGAAGCATCGGCTAGGTTTCCTGCTGCAGAAGTCAGATTCCTGTGAACATAATTCTTCACACAGCAAGAAGGACAAAGTGGTGATTTGTCAGAG GGTGAGCCATGAGGAAGTAAAAAAATgggctgaatcactggaaaactTGATTAGTCATGAAT GTGGGCTGGCAGCTTTCAAAGCTTTCTTGAAGTCTGAATACAGTGAGGAGAACATTGACTTCTGGATCAGCTGTGAAGAATACAAGAAAATCAAATCACCCTCTAAACTAAGTCCCAAGGCCAAAAAGATCTATAATGAATTCATCTCAGTCCAGGCAACCAAAGAG GTAAACCTGGACTCTTGCACCAGGGAGGAGACAAGCCGGAACATGCTGGAGCCCACAATAACTTGCTTCGACGAGGCTCAGAGGAAGATTTTCAACCTGATGGAAAAGGATTCATACCGCCGCTTCCTCAAATCTCGATTCTACCTTGATTTGGTCAACCTTTCCAGCTGTGGgtcagagaagcagaaaggagCAAAGAGTTCCACAGACTGTGCTTCCCTGGTCCCCCAGTGCGCCTAG
- the RGS4 gene encoding regulator of G-protein signaling 4 isoform X2 produces MCKGLAGLPASCLRSAKDMKHRLGFLLQKSDSCEHNSSHSKKDKVVICQRVSHEEVKKWAESLENLISHECKPGLLHQGGDKPEHAGAHNNLLRRGSEEDFQPDGKGFIPPLPQISILP; encoded by the exons ATGTGCAAAGGACTTGCGGGTCTGCCGGCTTCTTGCTTGAGGAG TGCAAAAGATATGAAGCATCGGCTAGGTTTCCTGCTGCAGAAGTCAGATTCCTGTGAACATAATTCTTCACACAGCAAGAAGGACAAAGTGGTGATTTGTCAGAG GGTGAGCCATGAGGAAGTAAAAAAATgggctgaatcactggaaaactTGATTAGTCATGAAT GTAAACCTGGACTCTTGCACCAGGGAGGAGACAAGCCGGAACATGCTGGAGCCCACAATAACTTGCTTCGACGAGGCTCAGAGGAAGATTTTCAACCTGATGGAAAAGGATTCATACCGCCGCTTCCTCAAATCTCGATTCTACCTTGA